One segment of Clostridium saccharoperbutylacetonicum N1-4(HMT) DNA contains the following:
- a CDS encoding DUF1659 domain-containing protein, with protein MAVSLTKKATSLGIEVQKGVDKAGDAIFKTKMFANVKNDADPSAVYEVSQAIKGVMADKTRDTFLSVTSSIDNN; from the coding sequence ATGGCAGTTTCATTAACAAAGAAAGCAACTTCACTTGGGATTGAAGTTCAAAAAGGTGTGGACAAAGCAGGAGATGCGATTTTCAAAACTAAGATGTTTGCAAATGTAAAAAATGATGCAGATCCATCCGCTGTTTATGAAGTGTCTCAAGCAATAAAAGGTGTAATGGCTGATAAAACAAGAGATACCTTTTTGAGTGTTACTTCAAGTATCGATAACAATTAG